In Tepidibacter aestuarii, a single window of DNA contains:
- a CDS encoding IS3 family transposase — protein sequence MKAEFFHVNHFKTVEDFSKGLHEYIYYYNNRRIKSKLKMAPAEYRNQLSVA from the coding sequence TTGAAAGCTGAATTTTTTCATGTTAATCATTTTAAAACTGTTGAAGATTTTAGTAAAGGTCTTCATGAATATATTTACTACTACAATAATAGAAGAATTAAAAGTAAACTAAAAATGGCTCCTGCAGAATACAGGAACCAACTTTCAGTTGCATAA
- a CDS encoding NCS2 family permease, with product MERLFKLRANNTNIKTEIIAGITTFMTMAYILIVNPSILSAAGMDFGALFTATALSSIIATLVMAFHANLPFALAPAMGPNAFFAFTVVLTMGYSWEFALTAVFLEGIIFLILTFFNVREAILNSIPIQLKKAVSVGIGLFIAFLGLVNSGIVISGKFINDQGQLDGLPVSIGHISSGPALLALTGLIITGFLLSKNVKGALLIGIVVTTIIGIPLGVTVIPEGFKIFSAPPSLSPILFKFEWNNIFSVDMIIVLFTFLFVDLFDTVGTLVGVATKADMLDEKGNVPNAKQALLADAVGTTVGAIFGTSTVSTFVESAAGVADGGRTGLTALSTAIMFIVALFLSPLFIMIPSAATAPALILVGLFMISPIKEIDFDDLTEAIPAFLTIIMMPLTYSISEGIVFGILSYVILKVLNGKQKQITPLLYVISILFIIKMILG from the coding sequence ATTGAAAGGCTATTTAAATTAAGAGCGAATAATACTAATATAAAAACTGAAATAATAGCTGGTATCACAACCTTCATGACAATGGCATACATATTAATAGTAAACCCAAGTATATTATCTGCTGCTGGAATGGATTTTGGAGCCTTATTTACAGCAACAGCTTTATCGTCTATTATCGCAACTCTTGTCATGGCATTTCATGCGAATCTACCATTTGCTTTAGCTCCTGCTATGGGACCGAATGCTTTTTTTGCTTTTACAGTTGTTCTAACTATGGGATATTCGTGGGAATTTGCACTTACTGCTGTATTTTTAGAAGGAATTATATTTTTGATACTTACGTTTTTTAATGTTAGAGAAGCAATTTTAAATTCTATACCTATACAACTAAAAAAAGCTGTTTCTGTTGGAATAGGATTGTTTATCGCATTTTTAGGTCTTGTAAATTCAGGTATAGTAATTAGTGGCAAATTTATAAATGATCAAGGTCAATTAGATGGACTTCCTGTTTCTATAGGACACATATCTTCAGGACCAGCTTTACTCGCTTTAACAGGACTAATTATAACAGGATTTTTATTATCTAAAAATGTTAAAGGGGCATTATTAATTGGTATAGTTGTTACTACAATAATAGGTATCCCTCTTGGAGTAACTGTTATACCAGAAGGATTCAAAATTTTTAGCGCACCACCTTCATTATCTCCTATATTATTTAAATTTGAGTGGAATAATATATTTTCGGTAGATATGATCATTGTCTTGTTTACATTTTTATTTGTGGATTTATTTGATACAGTTGGTACATTGGTAGGGGTTGCTACAAAGGCAGATATGTTAGATGAAAAAGGAAATGTACCTAATGCAAAACAAGCATTATTAGCAGATGCTGTTGGTACAACTGTGGGAGCTATATTTGGAACAAGTACTGTATCAACTTTTGTAGAAAGCGCAGCAGGGGTTGCTGACGGAGGAAGAACTGGTCTTACAGCTTTATCTACTGCGATTATGTTTATAGTAGCGCTGTTTTTATCTCCTTTATTCATAATGATACCATCTGCCGCAACAGCGCCTGCATTGATATTAGTTGGATTATTTATGATATCGCCTATAAAAGAAATAGATTTTGATGATTTAACTGAAGCTATTCCAGCTTTCTTGACTATAATAATGATGCCACTTACGTATAGTATATCTGAAGGGATTGTGTTTGGAATATTAAGTTATGTTATACTGAAAGTACTAAATGGTAAACAAAAGCAAATAACACCTTTGCTATATGTAATTTCAATACTATTCATAATAAAAATGATATTAGGATAA